Proteins from a single region of Syngnathus typhle isolate RoL2023-S1 ecotype Sweden linkage group LG10, RoL_Styp_1.0, whole genome shotgun sequence:
- the LOC133160888 gene encoding inactive phospholipase C-like protein 2, with product MAEFEEDGVSLLDHAGAEVGVCVKMPGEGSVSNGDCGMCEDNMVDQGSEGVEASVEPDNKADMPRRSSIIKDSSRQRKERKKTVSFSSMPTEKKMSSASDCITAMVDGSELKKVRSNSRVYHRYFLLDADMQSLRWEPSKKESDKAKIDVKSIKEVRTGKNTETFRTNGTYDQISEDCAFSVIFGENYESLDLVANTADVANTWITGLRYLISYGKHTLNMIESTQNNMRSSWLGELFSEALGDNSQQISICAAVQLVKKLNPGLKNVKIELKFKELHKVKDKAGSQVTRDEFIEVFHDLCTRPEIYFLFVQFSSNKEFLDTKDLMIFLEAEQGTAQVSEDTSAEVIQKYEPSKEGRLRGWLSLDGFTNYLLSPECHIFDPEHKTVCQDMKQPLSHYYINASHNTYLIEDQFRGPSDVTGYIRALKMGCRSVELDVWDGPENEPVIYTGHTMTSQIVFRSVIDAVNKYAFVASEFPLILCLENHCSLMQQKVMFQHLKKILGDKLSLDPPKADDCYLPSPADLKGKILLKGKKLGTNCTATEGEVTDEDEGAEMSQRMSIDSPEQQTVAPKKFQLSKDLSDLVTLCKSVEFKDFPTSFQGQKHWELCSFNEVFAGRCASDFPGDFVNYNKKFLARVYPSPMRIDSSNMNPQDFWKCGCQIVAMNYQTPGLMMDLNIGWFRQNGNCGYVLRPSIMREQVSYFSANTKDSVPGVSPQLLHIKIISGQNFPKPKGSGAKGDVVDPYVYVEIHGIPADCAEQRTKTVNQNGDNPLFDESFEFQINLPELAMVRLVVLDDDYIGDEFIGQYTIPFECLQAGFRHIPLQSLTGEVLPHTLLFVHVAITNRRGGGKPHKRGLSVRKAKKNREYASMRVLLVKALDDVFKTATPPLREATDLRENMQNAVVSFKELCGLSAVANLKQCILALSPRLSAQDSGPLLLFNLADHYPVMEPQGLLPEVLKKVVTTYDLVIQTSKTLLENSDGVYERILQTQKAAMQFHQNLHDLAVKEGLKGRKLHKAVESFTWNITILKGQADLLKHARGEVQENLKQIHYAALTCDLGKGRPASSPSDSKSSRRNMEAIPEKATAEAELTDDDQDDI from the exons ATGGCGGAGTTCGAGGAGGACGGCGTCAGCCTCTTGGATCACGCGGGGGCTGAGGTGGGCGTTTGTGTGAAGATGCCCGGCGAGGGCTCGGTGTCGAACGGCGACTGTGGCATGTGTGAAGACAACATGGTCGACCAAGGTAGTGAAGGCGTGGAAGCCTCCGTCGAGCCCGACAACAAGGCAGACATGCCCCGTAGGAGCAGTATCATCAAG GATTCGTCGAGACAGCGTAAGGAGAGGAAGAAGACGGTGTCGTTCAGCAGCATGCCCACCGAGAAGAAGATGAGCAGCGCCAGCGACTGCATCACCGCCATGGTGGACGGCTCGGAGCTGAAGAAGGTGCGCTCCAACTCGCGCGTCTACCACCGCTACTTCCTGCTGGACGCCGACATGCAGTCCCTACGTTGGGAGCCTTCCAAGAAGGAGTCGGACAAGGCCAAAATCGACGTCAAGTCCATCAAGGAGGTTCGCACGGGGAAGAACACGGAGACTTTTCGAACCAACGGGACTTACGACCAGATCTCGGAGGACTGCGCCTTCTCGGTTATCTTCGGCGAGAACTACGAGTCGCTGGACTTGGTGGCCAATACCGCCGACGTAGCCAACACCTGGATTACCGGCTTGAGGTACCTGATCTCCTACGGGAAGCATACCCTGAACATGATCGAGAGCACTCAGAATAACATGCGTTCGTCGTGGCTGGGCGAACTTTTCAGCGAAGCGCTCGGCGACAACAGTCAACAGATCAGCATTTGCGCTGCCGTGCAGCTGGTCAAAAAGTTGAACCCGGGACTTAAAAATGTGAAAATCGAGCTCAAGTTCAAAGAGCTCCACAAAGTCAAGGACAAGGCGGGCTCTCAGGTGACGAGAGACGAGTTCATCGAGGTCTTCCACGACCTCTGCACCAGGCCGGAAATCTATTTCCTCTTTGTCCAGTTCTCCAGCAACAAGGAGTTTTTGGACACCAAGGATTTGATGATTTTCCTGGAGGCGGAGCAAGGCACGGCGCAGGTCAGCGAGGACACCAGCGCCGAGGTCATCCAGAAGTACGAGCCATCCAAAGAGGGTCGGCTCAGAGGCTGGCTCTCTCTGGACGGCTTCACTAACTACCTTCTGTCGCCCGAGTGCCACATCTTCGACCCGGAGCACAAGACGGTGTGCCAAGACATGAAGCAGCCCTTGTCCCACTACTACATCAACGCATCTCACAACACGTACCTGATAGAAGATCAGTTCAGGGGTCCTTCAGACGTGACGGGTTACATCCGAGCCTTGAAAATGGGGTGTCGCAGCGTGGAGCTGGACGTCTGGGACGGACCCGAGAACGAGCCGGTCATATACACGGGTCACACCATGACCTCGCAGATTGTGTTCCGCAGCGTCATCGACGCGGTCAACAAGTACGCCTTTGTGGCGTCGGAGTTCCCGCTGATCCTGTGTTTGGAGAACCACTGCTCTTTGATGCAGCAGAAGGTCATGTTTCAGCACCTGAAGAAGATCCTGGGGGATAAGCTCAGCCTGGATCCCCCCAAAGCCGACGACTGCTACCTCCCGTCCCCCGCCGATCTGAAGGGGAAGATCTTGCTGAAGGGCAAGAAACTCGGAACCAACTGCACCGCCACCGAAGGCGAGGTGACGGACGAGGACGAGGGCGCCGAGATGTCGCAGAGAATGAGCATCGACTCGCCGGAACAACAGACGGTCGCGCCTAAGAAGTTCCAGCTCTCCAAGGACCTTTCCGACCTGGTCACCTTGTGCAAGTCGGTGGAGTTCAAGGACTTCCCGACGTCCTTCCAAGGCCAGAAGCATTGGGAGCTCTGCTCCTTCAACGAGGTCTTCGCCGGCCGCTGCGCCAGCGACTTTCCCGGGGACTTTGTCAACTACAACAAGAAGTTCCTGGCCCGGGTTTACCCGAGTCCCATGCGGATCGACTCCAGCAACATGAACCCGCAGGACTTCTGGAAGTGCGGTTGCCAGATCGTGGCAATGAACTACCAGACTCCGGGTCTGATGATGGACCTGAACATCGGCTGGTTCCGCCAGAACGGGAACTGCGGCTACGTCCTGCGGCCGTCCATCATGCGCGAGCAGGTGTCCTATTTCAGTGCCAACACAAAAGATTCCGTGCCTGGCGTATCGCCGCAACTCTTGCACATTAAGATCATCAGCGGGCAGAACTTTCCCAAACCCAAAGGCTCGGGCGCCAAAGGGGACGTGGTGGACCCGTACGTCTACGTGGAGATCCACGGCATCCCCGCCGACTGCGCCGAGCAAAGGACTAAGACGGTCAACCAGAACGGGGACAACCCGCTCTTCGACGAGAGCTTCGAGTTTCAAATCAACCTGCCCGAACTGGCCATGGTTCGCTTGGTGGTGCTGGACGACGACTACATCGGCGACGAGTTCATCGGCCAGTACACCATCCCGTTCGAGTGCCTGCAAGCGGGTTTCCGCCACATCCCGCTGCAGTCGCTGACGGGCGAGGTCTTGCCGCACACCTTGCTCTTCGTCCACGTGGCCATCACCAACCGGAGGGGAGGCGGCAAGCCCCACAAGAGAGGCCTGTCGGTGCGCAAGGCCAAGAAGAACCGGGAGTACGCCAGCATGAGGGTGCTGCTCGTCAAGGCGCTGGACGACGTCTTCAAGACGGCCACTCCGCCGCTGAGGGAGGCCACGGACCTGCGGGAAAACATGCAG AACGCCGTGGTGTCCTTTAAAGAACTGTGCGGCCTTTCGGCGGTGGCTAACCTCAAGCAGTGCATCCTGGCGCTGTCCCCTCGACTTAGCGCGCAGGACAGCGGACCCCTTCTGCTCTTCAACCTGGCCGACCACTATCCAGTCATGGAGCCTCAAGGTCTACTGCCAGAGGTCCTCAAAAAGGTGGTCACCACTTATGACCTG GTGATCCAGACCAGCAAGACTCTTCTGGAGAACTCTGACGGGGTCTACGAACGGATCCTCCAAACCCAAAAAGCCG CTATGCAGTTCCACCAGAACCTCCACGACTTGGCGGTGAAGGAAGGTTTGAAGGGTCGCAAGCTTCATAAGGCCGTGGAGAGCTTCACGTGGAACATTACCATCCTCAAG GGCCAGGCGGACCTCCTAAAACACGCCCGCGGCGAAGTGCAGGAGAACCTGAAGCAGATTCATTACGCCGCACTGACGTGCGACCTTGGCAAAGGACGACCGGCGAGCAGCCCGTCCGACTCCAAAAGTAGCCGGCGCAACATGGAGGCCATTCCCGAGAAGGCCACGGCCGAGGCGGAGCTCACAGACGACGACCAAGACGACATTTGA